A genome region from Gossypium hirsutum isolate 1008001.06 chromosome A04, Gossypium_hirsutum_v2.1, whole genome shotgun sequence includes the following:
- the LOC107948276 gene encoding protein EMSY-LIKE 1 → MDYEVCDSSGTDDDLPPSQPTRVPIRGNIAGNGRSIVGSASYFRMHSDMESQIHLLEQEAYCAVLRAFKAQSDAITWEKEGLITELRKELRVSDDEHRELLTKVNADDIIRRIRDWRQSGGNQPARLGASHSIHSVLPSPTVSASRKKQKTSQSGQSLPGLSSAKPMHYPAAVSAGNRQFNNRGTITSLSANERAEGATFDPLIGRKVWTRWPEDNHFYEAVITDYNRSEGRHALVYDINTANETWEWVDLKEISPDDIRWDGEDPGISYRGGHGFHGAKKSFSHGAPAPGTGRGRGSVKGLYRKESLPRQNGIVKKLSDDIELLNTEALVKEVEKVFDASHPDPHELEKAKKTLKEHEQALIDAIARLADASDGESDGEQPYSHGQPMEQL, encoded by the exons ATGGACTATGAAGTTTGCGATAGTAGTG GTACCGATGATGATTTGCCTCCTTCACAGCCAACTAGAGTTCCAATAAGGGGTAATATTGCTGGAAATGGAAGATCTATTGTAGGTTCTGCTTCATATTTTAGGATGCATTCTGACATGGAATCCCAAATACATCTACTTGAGCAAGAAGCTTACTGTGCTGTTCTGCGTGCTTTTAAAGCTCAATCCGATGCCATTACTTGG GAAAAGGAAGGCCTGATAACAGAACTTAGGAAAGAACTGAGGGTGTCAGATGATGAGCATAGAGAGCTTCTGACTAAGGTTAATGCTGATGATATTATCAGAAGGATAAG GGACTGGAGACAAAGTGGTGGGAACCAGCCTGCGAGACTTGGTGCATCTCATAGCATCCACAGTGTTTTGCCTAGTCCAACTGTTTCAGCATCCCGCAAGAAACAGAAGACATCTCAATCG GGTCAGTCATTGCCTGGCCTATCTTCGGCAAAGCCTATGCATTATCCTGCTGCAGTTTCTGCTGGAAATAGGCAATTCAATAACCGTGGCACTATCACTAGCCTTTCAGCGAATGAACGTGCTGAAGGAGCAACTTTTGATCCCTTAATTGGAAGGAAAGTGTGGACAAGATGGCCTGAAGACAACCATTTCTATGAGGCTGTAATCACTGATTACAATCGCTCTGAG GGTCGACATGCTTTGGTTTATGATATTAATACAGCAAATGAGACTTGGGAATGGGTTGATCTCAAAGAG ATTTCTCCAGACGACATAAGGTGGGATGGTGAGGACCCAGGCATATCTTATCGAGGAGGTCATGGTTTCCATGGAGCTAAGAAATCCTTCAGTCATGGTGCTCCTGCTCCTGGTACGGGAAGAGGCAGAGGTTCAGTGAAGGGCCTATATAGAAAAGAATCTTTGCCGCGACAGAATGGTATTGTGAAGAAACTTTCTGATGATATCGAGTTATTAAACACAGAGGCTCTAGTAAAGGAG GTGGAGAAGGTTTTCGATGCAAGTCATCCTGATCCTCACGAGCTTGAGAAGGCAAAGAAGACGCTGAAA GAACATGAACAAGCGCTCATCGATGCTATCGCGAGGCTTGCCGATGCATCTGATGGTGAAAGTG ATGGAGAACAACCATACTCTCATGGGCAACCGATGGAGCAGCTGTGA